One genomic segment of Brassica napus cultivar Da-Ae chromosome A3, Da-Ae, whole genome shotgun sequence includes these proteins:
- the LOC125607085 gene encoding ABC transporter A family member 9-like: MANNPGRPIPTNKVKSFKGPEEVDAWFTSHPLHAPGALHFTERNATVISYGVQTNSSLATKRGRTEDPTFKFLVPLQIAAEREIARFLIGDPKFGWSFGFKEFAQPAVAKDITISPLNLMGPVFFLAFSMFGFVLQLGSLATEKELKLRQAMTVMGVYDTAYLLSWLIWEGILTFVSSLFLVLFGMMFQFDFFLKNSFFVVFLLFLLFQFNMISLAFMLSSFISKSSSATTVGFLVFLISFITQTVATSGFPYSSTHSLSRRVIWSFFPPNTFSAGLQLLIEATSVPGSPGISWSKRDVCSKMDDTTCFLTMNKIYIWLVGTFFFWFVLAIYFENIIPNASGVRKKIFYFLKPSYRTGKEGNKVEEGSICSCFGSVPPVEHLTSDDQDVLEEETLVKKQAMDGTVDPNIAVQIHGLAKMYPGTTKLGCCKCTKTSPFHAVKGLWMNIAKDQLFCLLGPNGAGKTTTISCLTGINPVTGGDALIYGDSIRSSVGMSNIRKMIGVCPQFDILWDALSSEEHLHLFASIKGLPPASIKPIAEKLLADVKLTGAAKIRAGSYSGGMKRRLSVAIALIGDPKLVFLDEPTTGMDPITRRHVWDIIQKSKKGRAIILTTHSMEEADILGDRIGIMAKGRLRCIGTSIRLKSRFGTGFITTVSFLENKKDGSGTSPEPLKRFFKKHLKVEPIEEKKAFMTFVIPHDKEKLLAGFFEELQYRESEFGISDIQLGLATLEEVFLNIARRAELESATAEGTVVTLELESGILVEIPVGARFVGIPGTENAENPRGMMVEVYWQQDGSGSMCISGHSPEMCIPQNVSVLYEPPSQVLGRGQRRVRGSVIAYESSD, translated from the exons ATGGCGAACAATCCAGGAAGACCTATTCCGACCAACAAG gttaaATCATTCAAAGGGCCTGAGGAGGTAGATGCATGGTTTACATCACATCCTTTGCATGCCCCAGGAGCTTTGCATTTTACGGAAAGGAACGCTACAGTGATCAGCTATGGAGTTCAGACAAACTCTTCTTTGGCTACAAAACGTGGTCGGACTGAAGATCCGACGTTTAAGTTTCTTGTCCCTCTTCAAATCGCTGCAGAGCGTGAGATAGCAAGGTTTTTAATTGGAG ATCCAAAGTTTGGTTGGAGTTTTGGATTTAAAGAGTTTGCACAACCAGCTGTTGCTAAAGACATAACTATCTCTCCACTGAATCTTATGGGACCAGTGTTCTTTCTTGCTTTCTCCATGTTTGGTTTTGTTCTCCAACTCGGTTCTCTAGCTACCGAGAAAGAGCTTAAACTTCGCCAG gCAATGACAGTGATGGGAGTTTACGATACAGCTTATTTGTTATCATGGCTCATATGGGAAGGCATCCTTACGTTTGTATCATCACTCTTCTTAGTCCTCTTTGGAATGATGTTCCAATTCGATTTTTTCTTGAAGAACAGTTTCTTTGTTGTCTTCCtacttttcttgctttttcAGTTTAATATG ATTAGCCTAGCATTCATGCTATCATCTTTCATTAGCAAGTCATCTTCAGCAACAACTGTTGGTTTCCTTGTGTTTCTCATTAGCTTTATCACACAG ACAGTAGCTACCAGTGGATTCCCTTATTCAAGCACACATTCCCTTTCTCGCCGGGTGATTTGGTCATTCTTTCCACCCAATACCTTTTCTGCTGGGTTGCAGCTGCTTATCGAAGCAACATCAGTTCCCGGAAGCCCTGGAATTAGTTGGAGTAAAAGAGATGTATGCTCAAAAATGGATGACACCACCTGCTTTCTTACAATG AATAAAATCTACATATGGCTTGTGGGTACATTCTTTTTCTGGTTTGTTTTGGCTATCTACTTTGAAAATATCATCCCCAATGCCTCTggtgtaagaaaaaaaatcttctaCTTTCTAAAGCCTAGTTACCGGACTGGCAAAGAGGGCAATAAAGTGGAAG AAGGGAGCATTTGTAGCTGCTTTGGCTCAGTTCCACCTGTAGAGCATTTAACATCAGATGACCAAGATGTGCTTGAAGAGGAGACACTAGTTAAGAAACAAGCAATGGATGGAACAGTTGATCCTAACATTGCTGTTCAGATTCATGGTCTTGCAAAGATGTATCCTGGAACGACAAAGCTTGGTTGCTGCAAATGCACCAAAACATCCCCTTTTCATGCTGTAAAG GGTTTGTGGATGAATATAGCCAAAGACCAGTTGTTTTGTCTTCTTGGACCCAATGGTGCAGGGAAGACAACAACTATCAGCTGTTTGACTGGTATAAATCCAGTTACTGGTGGGGATG CTCTTATCTATGGAGATTCCATAAGAAGCTCTGTTGGTATGTCCAACATTCGTAAAATGATAGGAGTGTGTCCTCAG TTTGATATCCTTTGGGATGCTTTGTCAAGTGAAGAACACCTCCACCTCTTTGCTAGCATCAAAGGGTTGCCACCTGCATCTATCAAACCG ATTGCAGAGAAGTTACTGGCAGATGTAAAGCTGACGGGAGCAGCTAAAATTAGAGCAGGAAGCTACAGTGGTGGAATGAAACGCAGACTCAGTGTTGCAATTGCACTCATTGGTGATCCCAAGCTGGTCTTTCTAGATGAACCG ACTACTGGTATGGACCCTATCACAAGGAGACATGTGTGGGACATTATACAGAAATCAAAGAAAGGCCGTGCCATCATACTAACAACTCATTCTATGGAAGAAGCTGATATTTTAGGTGATAGAATAGGGATCATGGCTAAAGGCAGGCTCCGATGCATTGGAACCTCCATCAGGCTAAAATCTCGCTTCGGCACAGGTTTCATTACTACAGTTAGCTTCCTTGAAAACAAAAAGGACGGTTCTGGAACCTCACCAGAACCACTTAAAAGATTCTTCAAGAAG CATCTGAAAGTTGAGCCAATAGAAGAGAAAAAAGCTTTCATGACTTTTGTTATCCCCCACGACAAAGAGAAACTTTTGGCg GGATTTTTCGAAGAGCTACAATACAGAGAATCCGAGTTTGGAATCTCGGACATACAGCTTGGGCTTGCAACTCTTGAAGAAGTGTTTCTGAACATCGCAAGACGGGCTGAACTAGAAAGTGCAACAGCTGAAGGAACCGTGGTTACTCTCGAGTTAGAATCAGGCATCTTGGTCGAG